One genomic window of Gossypium hirsutum isolate 1008001.06 chromosome D11, Gossypium_hirsutum_v2.1, whole genome shotgun sequence includes the following:
- the LOC107910920 gene encoding O-fucosyltransferase 29, with protein sequence MANKPLFHYQNGSVVTNKHVFGRRRSSAASQRKPISMPLLCGMMLFCLGMLSLFTGQMASDLDRYSQRFMKQSLFNLDENNRGPIDIWESEYAKYFYGCSVRSATFPDAISEQSPNGYLLIAASGGLNQQRTGISDAVVVARILNATLVVPELDHNSYWKDDSDFVNIFYVDWFISYLAKDVTVVRRVPDKFMRSMEKPPYTMRVPRKSPPEYYLDQVLPILKRRHVLQLTKFDYRLANNIDEDLQKLRCRSNFHALRFTEPIQALGQKLVKKMRQMANRFMAVHLRFEPDMLAFSGCYIGGGDKERYELREIRWETLPDIDAVGERRRGKCPLTPHEVGLMLRALGFENDAYIYVASGEIYGGEETLEPLKDLFPNLYTKEILANEDLKPFLPFSSCLATIDYIVCDERDVFVTNNNGNMAKILAGRRRYMGHKRTIRPNSKRLSPLLMQRDQMDWNTFAEKVKAVQRGFMGEPDEMRAGRGEFHEYPYSCICEKPASDIIAAGNNGGGDGDHHQSRQFKENEGLRKRSNEEEPVLGAKEDRRCIS encoded by the exons ATGGCCAACAAGCCGCTGTTTCATTACCAAAACGGCAGCGTCGTAACCAACAAGCATGTGTTTGGCAGGCGGCGATCCTCTGCTGCGTCGCAGAGGAAGCCGATCTCAATGCCGCTCCTCTGTGGCATGATGCTCTTCTGCTTAGGTATGCTTTCGCTCTTCACTGGCCAAATGGCGTCTGATCTCGACCGGTACTCCCAGCGATTTATGAAACAAAGTCTCTTCAATTTG GATGAAAACAATAGAGGACCGATTGATATATGGGAATCTGAATATGCAAAATACTTCTATGGATGCAGCGTAAGAAGTGCTACATTTCCTG ATGCTATTAGTGAGCAATCACCAAATGGTTATTTGCTTATTGCTGCAAGTGGAGGACTGAATCAACAAAGAAcagga ATATCAGATGCTGTAGTTGTTGCACGAATTCTTAATGCAACCTTAGTGGTACCTGAGTTGGATCATAATTCCTATTGGAAAGATGATAG TGACTTCGTCAACATTTTTTATGTCGACTGGTTCATTTCTTACCTTGCAAAAGATGTTACTGTTGTCAGAAGAGTTCCTGATAAATTCATGAGGTCCATGGAAAAACCTCCATACACTATGCGTGTCCCAAGGAAATCCCCTCCGGAATATTATCTAGACCAAGTTCTGCCAATACTTAAAAGAAGACAC GTCCTGCAACTGACAAAGTTTGATTACAGACTGGCCAACAACATCGATGAAGACCTTCAAAAGTTGCGTTGCCGGTCTAATTTTCATGCTTTAAGATTTACGGAACCTATTCAAGCACTTGGACAAAAACTGGTCAAGAAAATGCGTCAGATGGCTAACCGTTTTATGGCAGTCCATTTGAGGT TTGAACCCGATATGCTAGCATTTTCTGGTTGTTACATTGGTGGAGGAGACAAGGAAAGATACGAGCTTAGAGAGATACGATGGGAAACATTGCCT GATATAGATGCTGTTGGAGAGAGAAGGCGAGGTAAATGTCCACTTACTCCTCATGAAGTAGGCTTGATGTTAAGAGCACTTGGTTTTGAAAACGACGCATACATCTATGTTGCATCTGGAGAAATATATGGTGGAGAAGAGACTCTGGAACCACTAAAAGATCTCTTTCCAAACTTGTATACAAAAGAGATACTTGCTAATGAAGACCTGAAAccttttcttcctttctcttctTGCCTTGCTACTATTGACTACATTGTTTGTGATGAAAGGGATGTTTTCGTCACCAATAATAATGGAAATATGGCCAAGATTCTTGCAGGTCGAAG GAGGTACATGGGGCATAAGAGGACCATAAGACCGAATTCTAAGAGGTTGAGTCCATTGTTGATGCAAAGGGATCAGATGGATTGGAATACCTTTGCGGAAAAGGTGAAAGCGGTTCAAAGAGGATTCATGGGAGAGCCAGATGAGATGAGAGCCGGACGCGGTGAATTTCATGAGTATCCCTATTCTTGTATCTGCGAGAAGCCGGCAAGTGATATTATTGCAGCAGGCAACAATGGTGGTGGTGATGGAGATCATCATCAATCACGACAATTTAAAGAAAATGAAGGATTGAGGAAGAGAAGTAATGAAGAAGAGCCTGTTTTAGGAGCCAAAGAGGATAGAAGATGTATTTCCtga
- the LOC107912216 gene encoding metalloendoproteinase 4-MMP has product MFLLLRYCSFFFFIFLCFYPRSCFPARITPERITVITTDDTHKSTWFNFTRFKGADKDSHVINGMSELKKYFQRFGYLSIPDGQDGNFTDVYDTQFESAVILYQQKLGLRVTGKLDSDTISTIMSPRCGDTDTAPGMIHATKHYTYFDGKPRWNAKSGSDMPMTLTYAFSTSDMINYISSSEIRTVFNRSFTRWASVIPVNFTETEDYESADIRIGFFGRDHGDGEPFDGVLGVLAHAFSPENGRLHFDEAETWAVDFNKVKSKAAVDLESVATHEIGHILGLGHSSVKDAVMYPSLSPRSRKVDLKLDDVKGVQALYGSNPNFKFSSLWESEISSNKGNGLVCRSSKWTFALVVLVFFIL; this is encoded by the coding sequence ATGTTTCTGTTGTTACGTTACTgttccttcttcttctttattttcctCTGTTTTTACCCACGTTCTTGTTTCCCAGCCAGAATCACACCCGAACGAATAACTGTCATAACTACCGATGATACTCACAAGTCCACGTGGTTTAATTTCACTCGTTTTAAAGGCGCCGATAAGGATAGCCACGTCATCAACGGCATGTCGGAGCTCAAGAAGTACTTCCAACGTTTCGGGTACTTGTCCATCCCCGACGGCCAAGACGGTAACTTCACCGACGTTTACGACACTCAATTCGAATCCGCCGTCATTTTATACCAACAAAAGCTCGGGTTACGGGTCACCGGAAAACTCGATTCAGACACGATATCGACGATCATGTCGCCGAGGTGTGGTGACACTGATACCGCTCCGGGGATGATCCATGCAACGAAACACTATACTTATTTTGATGGAAAGCCGAGATGGAACGCCAAGTCGGGTTCGGATATGCCTATGACATTAACATACGCTTTTTCTACTTCGGACATGATCAATTACATAAGCTCATCGGAAATTAGAACAGTTTTTAATCGTTCGTTTACAAGATGGGCTTCGGTGATTCCAGTAAACTTTACGGAAACAGAAGACTATGAATCAGCCGATATCCGAATCGGGTTTTTCGGCAGAGATCACGGAGACGGGGAACCGTTCGACGGGGTTTTAGGTGTTTTAGCTCACGCGTTTTCGCCGGAGAACGGAAGGCTTCACTTCGATGAAGCTGAAACGTGGGCCGTCGATTTCAATAAAGTGAAATCAAAGGCGGCTGTTGATTTGGAATCGGTGGCGACGCACGAGATTGGTCATATACTTGGGTTGGGTCATAGTTCGGTGAAGGACGCCGTCATGTATCCAAGCTTGAGTCCTCGGAGCAGAAAAGTAGACCTCAAACTTGATGATGTAAAAGGTGTCCAAGCTTTGTATGGGTCAAACCCTAACTTCAAGTTCAGCTCTTTGTGGGAATCTGAAATTTCTTCTAACAAAGGAAATGGTCTCGTTTGTAGATCATCAAAATGGACTTTTGCTTTGGTAGTGCTAGTGTTTTTTATTCTTTAG
- the LOC107912218 gene encoding vesicle-associated protein 1-2, with protein MSTADLLSIDPLELKFPFELRKQISCALQLSNKTDNYVAFKVKTTNPKKYCVRPNTGVVLPRSTCDVIVTMQAQKEAPPDMQCRDKFLLQSVKVNDGAFAKDITAEMFNKEAGHVVEECKLRVVYVSPPQPPSPVREGSEEGSPPRASASDNGHANAAEFAAAAKQFSEGLEAQDKSFEARALITKLTAEKNSAIQQNNKLRQELELLKRQSSKSGSGVSFMVVILIGLIGIIMGYIMKK; from the exons ATGAGTACGGCCGACCTTCTCAGCATCGACCCTTTAGAGCTGAAGTTTCCTT TTGAGCTGAGGAAGCAGATCTCGTGTGCTCTTCAATTGTCGAATAAAACTGATAATTATGTAGCTTTCAAG GTGAAAACGACAAATCCAAAGAAGTACTGCGTTCGTCCCAATACGGGGGTCGTTTTGCCTCGATCCACATGCGATGTTATTG TTACCATGCAAGCACAAAAAGAGGCTCCTCCTGATATGCAATGCAGGGACAAATTCCTCCTTCAAAGTGTAAAGGTAAATGATGGTGCATTCGCAAAGGATATAACTGCAGAGATG TTCAACAAGGAAGCTGGGCATGTGGTTGAGGAGTGCAAATTGAGAGTGGTTTATGTTTCTCCACCTCAACCACCTTCACCTGTACGTGAAGGTTCAGAAGAAGGGTCTCCACCAAGAGCTTCTGCTTCTGACAATGGGCATGCAAATGCTGCTGAGTTTGCTGCG GCCGCAAAACAATTCTCTGAGGGGCTTGAAGCTCAAGATAAATCTTTTGAG GCAAGAGCTCTTATAACAAAGCTGACTGCAGAAAAAAATAGTGCAATTCAACAAAATAACAAGCTTCGCCAAGAACTG gAGCTCTTGAAGCGTCAAAGCAGCAAAAGTGGCAGTGGCGTGTCGTTCATGGTTGTCATCCTCATCGGCTTGATCGGTATAATTATGGGATATATCATGAAAAAATAG
- the LOC107912215 gene encoding putative pentatricopeptide repeat-containing protein At5g47460, translating into MRRTLLGRVQNYQLKQQQRSYNLLSNHLISTNVVSKRNNIYNQVRKESFEPWLNLISILANGGIDMDLTLHEASKMLHSGIKPNDYSLVHLVRISTDLGYDSYCQQLHCYLLKSGFASNAFVSNALMRFYRRIDLLCEADKLFVEIPQPSVISWNSMISGYVQTGKFRKALGLFLELHRSEVCSNEYSFTLALAACGQLGFLQLGKSIHSNVLKFGFECAVVVGNCLIDTYGKCGAMGDAILVFNTMIDNDIISWNSVLAACARNGNLEQAFSVWSEMPIRDTISYNELISGIAQFGNIDDAIDLLSNMPNPNSSTWTSIMTGYVNRNQLREALRFFNEMHSNDVQMDEFSFSIILSGIASLSALTWGILSHCCTIKRGLDTSVVVGSALIDMYSKCGQIKIAESMFQSLPKKNLVTWNAMISGYAHNGDSAKAIQLFEQLKTKRDLKPDWVTFLNVLAGCSHNETPLQQVYQYFESMINDYGIQPTIEHCCCLIRLMGQRGETRRAGKLIYELGFGSCAVVWKALLGACGVCTDMKVAMIAAAKVIELEGYNDYVYVMMSNIFAYYHKWGEMSVMRKLMREQRVIKEAACSWIEMENVKQ; encoded by the coding sequence ATGCGAAGAACACTCTTGGGGAGAGTCCAAAACTACCAGCTTAAACAACAGCAGCGATCATATAATCTCCTATCAAATCACCTTATTAGCACCAATGTCGTCTCTAAAAGGAACAATATTTACAACCAAGTTCGAAAAGAAAGCTTTGAACCATGGCTCAACCTCATTTCAATCCTTGCTAATGGAGGCATTGACATGGACCTTACGTTACACGAGGCTTCAAAGATGCTCCACTCCGGTATTAAACCAAATGACTACTCCCTAGTGCACCTGGTTCGGATCTCAACTGATCTGGGTTATGACTCTTACTGCCAACAGCTTCATTGCTACCTTTTGAAATCTGGGTTTGCCTCCAATGCGTTTGTTTCTAATGCTTTGATGAGGTTTTATCGGCGAATTGACTTGTTGTGTGAAGCGGATAAGCTGTTTGTTGAAATTCCTCAACCGAGTGTTATTTCTTGGAACTCTATGATTTCTGGGTATGTTCAAACGGGGAAGTTCCGTAAAGCTTTGGGTTTGTTTCTTGAGCTTCATAGGTCTGAAGTTTGTAGCAATGAGTACTCATTTACATTGGCTTTGGCTGCTTGTGGTCAGCTGGGGTTTTTGCAATTAGGCAAGTCAATTCACTCCAACGTTTTGAAATTTGGCTTTGAATGTGCTGTTGTTGTTGGGAATTGTTTGATTGATACGTACGGAAAATGTGGGGCTATGGGCGATGCCATTTTGGTTTTTAATACTATGATTGATAATGATATTATTTCATGGAATTCAGTTTTAGCAGCCTGTGCTAGAAATGGAAACCTTGAACAAGCCTTCAGTGTATGGAGCGAAATGCCTATCCGTGATACTATATCTTACAATGAATTGATTAGTGGCATTGCTCAGTTTGGCAACATAGATGATGCAATCGATCTTTTATCTAATATGCCAAACCCGAATTCATCTACATGGACTTCGATTATGACAGGATATGTTAATCGAAATCAGCTGCGGGAGGCTCTTCGGTTTTTCAATGAAATGCACTCCAATGATGTTCAAATGGATGAGTTCTCATTTTCAATAATTCTAAGTGGAATTGCAAGTCTCTCAGCTTTAACATGGGGAATTTTGAGCCATTGTTGTACAATAAAGCGTGGCTTGGATACATCTGTTGTTGTGGGAAGTGCTCTCATTGACATGTACTCCAAATGTGGGCAGATTAAGATCGCTGAGTCTATGTTTCAGTCTTTACCTAAAAAGAATTTAGTGACCTGGAATGCCATGATCTCTGGTTATGCTCACAATGGTGATTCAGCGAAAGCAATCCAGCTTTTCGAACAGCTAAAAACCAAAAGGGACTTGAAACCTGACTGGGTCACATTTCTTAATGTGTTAGCTGGATGTTCTCATAATGAAACACCACTTCAACAGGTGTATCAGTACTTTGAGTCGATGATCAATGATTATGGGATTCAGCCTACCATTGAGCATTGCTGTTGTTTGATTCGGCTGATGGGTCAACGAGGAGAGACCCGGAGAGCAGGGAAGCTGATTTATGAACTTGGTTTCGGATCATGTGCTGTTGTTTGGAAGGCTTTGCTCGGTGCTTGTGGAGTTTGTACTGATATGAAGGTCGCAATGATTGCAGCCGCAAAGGTAATTGAATTGGAAGGTTACAATGATTATGTTTATGTAATGATGTCTAACATTTTTGCTTACTATCACAAATGGGGGGAAATGAGTGTAATGCGAAAGCTTATGAGAGAACAAAGAGTGATTAAAGAAGCTGCTTGTAGTtggattgaaatggaaaatgTCAAGCAATAA